Proteins co-encoded in one Anaerolineae bacterium genomic window:
- the argS gene encoding arginine--tRNA ligase: protein MKQKIKNLILKAALNAHEKGDLPSSEFPDVEVDAPRIESHGDFSTNIAMVMASVQKMQPKRIAEAIIKNIDDPKKVIAKTEIAGPGFINFFINSLSWHPVLRRVHEEDDMYGSSDIGRGRKIQVEFVSSNPTGPLHVGHGRGAAVGDAVANILLFCGYDVEKEYYINDSGRQINTLGRSVFLRYRQLLGENIEFPDDCYQGDYIRDLAGRIKEDKGRVFLDQKEDEAVFYCAQFAAKNIIVGIRDDLKSFGVEFDNWFSEQSLYDSGKVDKVLNDFRNRDIIYEKDGAHWFKTKDFGDEKDRVVVRNNGQTTYFASDIAYHKDKFDRGFERVIDIWGADHHGYIPRIKASIEAAGYSKDRFDVILVQFVNLLRGGQPVAMSTRGGEFITLADVISEVGSDAARFIFLTRHHESPLDFDLELAKKKTNENPVFYVQYVHARISSIIRKGREKGIKGTGWDEKAVSMLKEPEEINLIKSMDSYPETVRLSAEFMEPHRITFYLMNLASSFHTYYNKHRVLIDDPLLTSARLYLVLAVKKVIKNGLTLLGVSAPEKM, encoded by the coding sequence ATGAAACAAAAGATAAAAAATTTGATACTTAAAGCAGCGTTAAATGCCCATGAAAAAGGGGATCTGCCGTCATCTGAATTTCCGGATGTCGAGGTGGACGCGCCAAGGATTGAGTCCCACGGTGATTTTTCAACCAATATTGCCATGGTTATGGCATCGGTTCAAAAGATGCAGCCGAAAAGGATTGCAGAGGCGATAATAAAAAATATCGACGACCCCAAAAAAGTAATCGCCAAAACAGAGATAGCAGGGCCCGGCTTTATTAATTTTTTCATAAACAGTCTGTCATGGCATCCGGTTTTGCGCAGGGTTCATGAAGAAGATGACATGTACGGCTCATCAGATATCGGAAGGGGACGTAAAATTCAGGTGGAATTTGTAAGTTCGAATCCGACCGGACCGCTGCATGTGGGGCATGGACGCGGGGCAGCGGTCGGGGATGCTGTAGCAAACATTTTGCTTTTTTGCGGATATGATGTTGAAAAAGAGTATTATATAAACGATTCAGGCAGGCAGATAAATACCCTGGGACGATCTGTTTTTCTTAGATACAGGCAGCTATTGGGAGAAAATATAGAATTTCCGGATGACTGTTATCAAGGAGATTATATACGGGATCTGGCAGGGCGGATAAAGGAGGATAAAGGGCGCGTCTTTCTTGATCAAAAGGAGGATGAGGCTGTGTTTTATTGCGCGCAATTTGCCGCAAAAAATATTATTGTCGGAATCAGGGATGACCTTAAATCCTTTGGTGTGGAGTTTGACAACTGGTTCAGCGAACAGAGCCTTTATGACTCAGGCAAGGTTGATAAGGTTTTAAATGATTTTCGCAACCGTGATATTATATATGAAAAGGATGGGGCACACTGGTTTAAAACAAAAGACTTTGGAGATGAAAAGGACAGGGTGGTTGTACGCAATAACGGCCAGACCACATATTTTGCGTCTGATATAGCATATCACAAAGACAAGTTTGACCGCGGGTTTGAGCGTGTAATAGATATATGGGGGGCGGATCACCACGGCTATATTCCGCGTATAAAAGCTTCAATAGAGGCGGCCGGATACAGCAAAGACCGGTTTGATGTAATTCTGGTTCAGTTTGTAAATCTCCTGCGGGGCGGACAGCCCGTAGCCATGTCAACAAGGGGAGGTGAATTTATTACCCTTGCTGATGTAATAAGTGAAGTGGGATCTGATGCCGCAAGGTTTATTTTTTTGACGCGTCATCATGAAAGCCCGCTTGATTTCGACCTGGAACTTGCAAAGAAAAAGACAAACGAAAACCCTGTTTTTTATGTTCAATATGTTCATGCCAGGATATCCAGTATTATAAGAAAGGGGCGTGAAAAAGGGATAAAGGGTACAGGATGGGATGAGAAGGCGGTCTCCATGCTGAAGGAGCCCGAGGAGATTAATCTGATTAAAAGCATGGACAGCTATCCGGAGACGGTAAGATTAAGCGCCGAGTTTATGGAGCCTCATCGCATAACATTTTATCTTATGAACCTTGCATCCTCTTTTCATACCTATTATAATAAGCACAGGGTGTTAATAGATGATCCATTATTGACTAGCGCGCGGCTGTATCTTGTTCTTGCCGTAAAAAAGGTTATTAAAAACGGCCTTACCCTTCTTGGCGTGTCCGCGCCTGAAAAGATGTAG
- a CDS encoding SPOR domain-containing protein translates to MQKSEKTSEKKNPFKETGGKGTTTWICVISFVSAWMFVLGIFVGRGTAPVKFDIENLQKELVALKEAVIKEGQERFKISSDPEGAKMELGFYEALKEATPGALHKVKQPADKKTVSPQKKAETRPVQKVENSASSGKQIKDEAGANFTIQIASLKDMKVAVSMAEMLKKKGYQAYTVSAEIPDKGAWHRIRIGHFKNASDAADILSRLKKDKYRPIVIQE, encoded by the coding sequence ATGCAAAAAAGTGAAAAAACATCAGAGAAGAAAAACCCTTTCAAGGAAACCGGCGGGAAAGGAACAACGACCTGGATCTGTGTGATATCCTTTGTTTCCGCATGGATGTTTGTACTTGGTATCTTTGTGGGAAGGGGGACGGCTCCTGTAAAGTTTGATATTGAGAATCTTCAAAAGGAGCTGGTTGCCTTGAAAGAGGCTGTTATTAAAGAGGGGCAGGAGCGGTTTAAAATCAGCAGCGATCCTGAAGGCGCTAAAATGGAGCTCGGTTTTTATGAGGCGTTGAAAGAGGCCACGCCTGGTGCGCTGCATAAAGTTAAGCAGCCTGCGGACAAAAAAACAGTATCGCCTCAAAAAAAAGCGGAAACCCGGCCCGTGCAAAAGGTCGAAAATTCTGCTTCAAGCGGTAAGCAGATTAAGGACGAGGCAGGTGCTAATTTTACTATTCAAATAGCGTCCTTGAAAGATATGAAGGTTGCCGTTTCGATGGCGGAAATGTTAAAGAAAAAAGGATATCAGGCATATACGGTTTCAGCGGAAATACCCGATAAGGGCGCCTGGCACAGGATCAGGATAGGGCATTTTAAAAACGCATCAGATGCCGCTGATATTCTAAGCAGGCTGAAAAAAGATAAATATAGACCGATAGTTATTCAAGAATGA
- the gatC gene encoding Asp-tRNA(Asn)/Glu-tRNA(Gln) amidotransferase subunit GatC, giving the protein MKITKDEVVYTADLARLDLDENSVNRFVDQIGDILEYVDTLNSVDTEGIAPTSHAIFLFNVFREDEVKESMGADKALANAPEKEDGNFIVPKVINS; this is encoded by the coding sequence ATGAAAATAACCAAAGACGAAGTCGTTTACACGGCGGATCTTGCCCGTCTTGATCTGGATGAAAACTCTGTTAACAGGTTTGTGGACCAGATAGGCGATATACTCGAATATGTCGATACTCTAAACAGTGTTGACACTGAGGGCATAGCCCCGACTTCTCATGCTATTTTTCTGTTCAATGTTTTCAGGGAGGATGAGGTAAAAGAATCTATGGGCGCAGATAAAGCCCTTGCAAATGCTCCTGAAAAGGAAGACGGAAATTTTATAGTTCCAAAGGTAATAAACTCGTAA
- the gatA gene encoding Asp-tRNA(Asn)/Glu-tRNA(Gln) amidotransferase subunit GatA, which produces MKLHELTIHEACGLLKKRDISSQELTRAVLDRIESVEKKVDAYITIDAETAISQAELADKEISRGNISPLTGVPLSVKDLICTKGLRTTCASRMLDNFTPQYDAFVIKKLKKAGAVIVGKTNMDEFAMGSSTENSGMKTTRNPWDLTCIPGGSSGGSAAAVAADMCLGSLGSDTGGSIRQPASHCGVVGMKPTYGRVSRFGLVAFASSLDQIGPLAKDVLDCAMLMNVIAGYDPADSTSVPEDVPDYTSFSNKGLSGMTIGIPKEYNEIKGLDPEVSGAVKNAVKVIEDLGAKCVEITLPHTKYAVAAYYVIAPSEASSNLARFDGVKYGFRDKEKNSLIDMYRSTRTKGFGAEVQRRIILGTYSLSAGYYDAYYKKASQVRTLIIEDFKNAFKSCDLILSPVAPTPAFKIGDKVDDPLTMYLSDIFTLSANLAGIPGISVPCGFSSTGLPIGLHLMGRHFEEKKILTAAYNFEQATDFHKQKAKI; this is translated from the coding sequence ATGAAACTGCATGAACTTACAATACATGAAGCCTGCGGTCTTTTAAAGAAAAGGGATATATCTTCGCAGGAGTTGACCAGAGCTGTCCTTGACCGGATCGAATCGGTTGAGAAAAAGGTAGATGCCTATATAACGATTGACGCTGAAACAGCGATAAGCCAGGCTGAGCTTGCAGATAAAGAAATATCCAGAGGCAATATTTCGCCTCTGACAGGGGTACCTCTTTCTGTAAAGGATCTTATCTGCACAAAGGGGCTGCGCACAACCTGCGCATCAAGGATGCTTGATAACTTTACGCCCCAATACGATGCCTTTGTCATAAAAAAGCTTAAAAAGGCCGGTGCCGTGATTGTGGGGAAGACGAACATGGATGAATTTGCCATGGGATCATCCACGGAAAATTCAGGCATGAAAACAACCCGCAATCCATGGGACTTAACCTGTATCCCAGGCGGGTCAAGCGGTGGATCAGCAGCAGCGGTCGCAGCTGATATGTGCCTTGGCTCTCTCGGCTCCGATACAGGAGGGTCGATACGCCAGCCAGCCTCTCATTGTGGAGTCGTAGGGATGAAACCCACTTATGGAAGGGTTTCACGATTCGGTCTTGTTGCCTTTGCATCCTCGCTTGATCAGATAGGTCCGCTTGCAAAGGATGTTTTAGATTGCGCAATGCTTATGAATGTTATTGCAGGTTACGATCCTGCAGATTCCACTTCAGTGCCCGAAGATGTTCCGGATTATACATCCTTTTCAAATAAGGGTTTGAGCGGGATGACTATCGGAATTCCAAAGGAATATAATGAGATAAAAGGGCTTGATCCGGAGGTTTCAGGCGCAGTTAAAAATGCCGTCAAGGTGATTGAGGATCTTGGAGCAAAATGCGTTGAAATTACATTGCCTCACACAAAATATGCCGTGGCAGCCTATTATGTTATAGCCCCTTCAGAGGCAAGCTCGAACCTTGCGAGGTTTGACGGCGTAAAGTACGGTTTTAGAGACAAAGAGAAAAACAGCCTGATCGATATGTACAGATCCACAAGAACAAAAGGGTTTGGCGCGGAGGTTCAGAGACGGATTATACTTGGCACATACTCACTTTCTGCCGGATATTACGATGCATATTACAAAAAGGCTTCCCAGGTGCGGACACTGATCATAGAGGATTTTAAAAATGCATTTAAATCATGCGACCTGATACTGTCCCCTGTGGCGCCGACTCCTGCTTTTAAAATAGGAGATAAGGTCGACGATCCTCTTACAATGTATTTATCCGACATATTTACGCTTTCAGCCAACCTTGCCGGAATACCAGGGATATCGGTCCCATGCGGTTTTTCATCCACAGGCCTTCCGATCGGGCTTCATTTAATGGGCAGACATTTTGAAGAAAAAAAGATTTTAACGGCTGCTTATAATTTTGAACAGGCCACGGATTTTCATAAGCAAAAAGCGAAAATATAA
- a CDS encoding YkgJ family cysteine cluster protein — MDIPNTMAGIDPVKLTLDSKFKFKCHKKVKCFTKCCGDINIILTPYDIIRLKNRLQLSSEEFLAIYTEPQLLEKTDLPIITLKLLDDETSESDKRKCPFVRENGCIIYEDRPTTCRYYPLGVASLSHKEGADDTGFYFFVQEPHCLGFEEDREWTVREWRKDQGVDIHDKINGDWTDLIVRKRSFPKNVMLTEQSKKMFFLVSYNTDKFKKFIFESSFLDRYKIDSETVEKIKEDEIARLEFGIKWLKSLLFKEASKDHFEMNENAGVARKTS; from the coding sequence ATGGACATACCTAATACAATGGCCGGTATAGATCCTGTCAAACTTACTCTTGACAGCAAATTTAAGTTCAAATGTCATAAAAAGGTAAAATGTTTCACCAAATGTTGCGGGGATATTAATATTATACTGACACCCTATGACATTATCAGGCTAAAGAATCGTCTGCAGCTTTCATCAGAAGAGTTTTTAGCCATTTATACAGAGCCGCAGCTTTTAGAAAAAACAGATCTGCCTATAATTACCTTAAAGCTTTTAGATGATGAAACATCCGAGTCTGATAAAAGGAAATGCCCTTTTGTCAGAGAGAATGGATGTATCATTTATGAAGACAGGCCCACTACATGCCGCTATTATCCGCTTGGTGTCGCTTCACTCAGCCATAAAGAAGGGGCGGATGATACAGGATTCTATTTTTTTGTTCAAGAGCCTCATTGCCTTGGTTTTGAAGAGGATAGGGAATGGACCGTTCGTGAATGGCGCAAGGATCAGGGGGTTGATATTCATGACAAAATAAACGGCGATTGGACCGATCTGATCGTCAGAAAGAGATCCTTTCCAAAAAATGTAATGTTAACGGAACAGAGCAAGAAGATGTTTTTTTTAGTAAGTTATAACACTGATAAATTTAAAAAATTCATCTTTGAGAGTTCATTCCTGGATCGATATAAAATTGATAGCGAAACTGTGGAAAAGATAAAAGAGGATGAAATCGCCCGGCTGGAATTTGGGATTAAATGGTTAAAATCGCTTCTTTTTAAGGAAGCAAGCAAAGATCATTTTGAAATGAATGAAAACGCCGGGGTTGCAAGAAAAACTTCATGA
- a CDS encoding PPC domain-containing DNA-binding protein has product MKKLSCFEFQRGRIFAGCLPHGRDLILSVEEFCEDALIRMATFSVIGAVSSATIGTYDQKQQVYVTVKEEAPFEIVSCTGNVSLKDNKPFIHAHILLADEQGKTTGGHLFSETIIYAGEINLQELTGKPMERTYDNDTGLMLWK; this is encoded by the coding sequence ATGAAGAAACTATCCTGTTTTGAATTTCAGCGTGGACGTATTTTCGCAGGCTGTCTTCCTCATGGCAGAGATTTGATTCTTTCTGTCGAGGAGTTCTGTGAGGATGCTTTGATCCGGATGGCGACATTTTCAGTTATCGGCGCTGTTTCTTCCGCCACTATAGGCACTTACGATCAAAAGCAACAGGTTTATGTAACCGTTAAAGAGGAAGCGCCATTTGAAATTGTAAGCTGTACAGGTAATGTTTCGTTAAAGGACAACAAACCGTTTATCCATGCTCATATTCTGCTTGCTGATGAACAGGGGAAAACAACTGGAGGGCATCTTTTTTCTGAAACTATTATTTATGCCGGAGAAATAAACCTGCAGGAATTAACAGGCAAACCAATGGAAAGAACCTATGATAACGATACAGGACTTATGCTCTGGAAATAG
- a CDS encoding branched-chain amino acid aminotransferase has translation MQLTITRSDSLKPKPDNSNLGFGTIFTDHMFNMDYNPDNGWHNPRIEPYTPIEMDPATMVLHYGQAVFEGLKAYKTDSGAVRFFRPKDNFKRLSRSCQMLCIPEFDEGFVFDAMKQLIALEKDWIPGAPETSLYIRPTVIATDPFLGVRASYTYRFFIILSPVGAYYPEGFNPVKIWVTKNHVRAVRGGIGEAKAAGNYAASLYAGEEAHKNGYTQVLWLDGVHQKYIEEVGSMNIFFVIDDELVTPMLNGSILPGITRDSVIIMAKKWNIKVSERQISIDDLIDAHDSGKLQEIFGSGTAAVISPVGEMKYGDRVINIGGGKVGPMAKRFYQAITDIQYGRTEDTMGWIEEV, from the coding sequence ATGCAACTGACAATTACAAGATCAGACTCACTTAAACCCAAACCTGATAATTCAAATCTCGGTTTTGGGACTATATTTACCGACCATATGTTTAACATGGATTATAATCCTGACAATGGATGGCATAATCCACGAATTGAACCATATACCCCTATTGAAATGGACCCTGCAACCATGGTGCTCCACTATGGACAGGCGGTATTTGAAGGGTTAAAAGCTTATAAAACCGATTCGGGTGCTGTCCGGTTTTTCAGGCCAAAAGATAATTTCAAGCGGCTGAGCCGATCCTGCCAAATGCTTTGTATCCCTGAATTTGACGAGGGCTTTGTCTTTGATGCCATGAAACAGTTAATTGCGCTGGAAAAAGACTGGATCCCGGGTGCGCCGGAAACCTCCCTGTACATAAGGCCGACTGTTATTGCAACAGACCCTTTTCTGGGTGTGCGCGCTTCATATACATACCGTTTCTTTATTATCCTTTCTCCGGTTGGCGCATATTATCCAGAAGGCTTTAATCCGGTTAAAATCTGGGTGACAAAGAATCATGTCAGGGCTGTACGCGGCGGAATAGGCGAGGCCAAGGCAGCCGGAAATTATGCGGCAAGTCTATATGCAGGAGAAGAAGCCCACAAAAACGGTTATACACAGGTGCTGTGGCTTGATGGCGTTCACCAGAAGTACATTGAGGAGGTCGGGTCTATGAATATATTTTTTGTCATAGATGATGAGTTGGTGACTCCCATGTTAAACGGAAGCATTCTGCCCGGCATTACCAGAGATTCTGTAATAATTATGGCAAAAAAATGGAATATAAAGGTCAGTGAACGGCAGATCAGCATAGATGATCTGATAGATGCGCACGACTCAGGAAAACTGCAGGAAATTTTCGGGTCAGGAACAGCCGCAGTTATTTCGCCTGTTGGTGAAATGAAATACGGCGACAGAGTTATAAATATAGGCGGCGGCAAAGTCGGGCCTATGGCAAAGAGATTCTATCAGGCAATAACCGATATCCAGTATGGCAGAACAGAAGACACCATGGGATGGATTGAAGAGGTTTAG
- a CDS encoding UTP--glucose-1-phosphate uridylyltransferase, with the protein MKQAITSNHLQSFIMKMKKEELPPAVIDTFAYYYQKVVAGGTGLVFDKDIRPLNADEIKSADNIGQYADAGTKVLKNTVMIILNGGLGTTMGLEKPKSIIRVKDGKSFLEIILRQAEINNVMLSLMNSFSTHQDTLSALSRINLSSFPIIFIQNKFPKILCDGLGPATWPQNPDMEWNPPGHGDVYTALYTSGTLQYLLDREIRYAFIANSDNLGATMDASLLGYFSENRFPFMMEVAERTPDDLKGGHIARHKNGNLILREAAQCPGNGSDAFRDISRYRYFNTNNIWINLPVLKEVIEEYGIIRLPMILNPKTLDPRDESSPKVYHVETAMGAAISLFEDTPVIKVPRSRFFPVKSCNDLLAVRSDRFIFSEDQTLILNPNMKSDLIRINLDPGYYGTRDKLNERFLIDGIPSLIDCESLTVKGDIFFEKNITIKGRVVITNSGKSPATIKAGSIIDSDLIL; encoded by the coding sequence ATGAAACAAGCTATAACGTCGAACCACCTGCAATCCTTTATTATGAAAATGAAAAAAGAGGAGCTGCCGCCGGCTGTTATTGATACATTTGCTTATTATTATCAAAAGGTAGTTGCCGGCGGAACAGGTCTTGTGTTTGATAAAGACATAAGGCCTCTAAATGCGGACGAAATCAAAAGTGCGGATAATATCGGCCAATATGCCGATGCAGGGACAAAAGTCTTAAAAAATACCGTGATGATAATATTAAATGGCGGACTTGGCACTACTATGGGCCTTGAAAAGCCAAAATCGATTATCAGAGTAAAAGATGGAAAAAGCTTTCTTGAGATAATATTAAGGCAGGCTGAAATAAACAATGTCATGCTGTCCTTAATGAATAGCTTTAGCACACATCAGGATACCCTTTCTGCTCTATCGCGAATAAACCTGTCCAGCTTTCCCATAATATTTATTCAGAACAAATTTCCCAAGATACTTTGTGACGGGCTTGGCCCTGCGACATGGCCGCAAAATCCGGACATGGAGTGGAATCCACCCGGCCACGGCGATGTCTATACAGCACTTTATACATCAGGGACATTGCAATATCTGCTTGACAGAGAAATAAGATATGCTTTTATCGCCAATTCGGATAACCTGGGCGCTACAATGGATGCTTCCCTTCTTGGTTACTTTTCCGAAAACAGGTTTCCCTTTATGATGGAGGTAGCCGAAAGAACGCCGGATGATTTAAAGGGAGGACATATTGCCAGGCATAAAAACGGCAATTTGATTTTGCGTGAAGCAGCCCAGTGTCCGGGAAATGGATCGGATGCCTTTAGAGATATAAGCAGGTACAGGTATTTCAACACAAACAATATCTGGATCAACCTGCCGGTATTAAAGGAGGTTATTGAAGAATATGGGATAATCCGTCTTCCAATGATACTGAACCCAAAGACACTTGATCCAAGGGATGAATCCAGCCCAAAAGTATACCATGTCGAAACCGCAATGGGAGCCGCTATATCCCTTTTTGAAGACACACCGGTGATTAAGGTGCCAAGATCACGTTTTTTTCCTGTCAAAAGCTGCAATGATCTGCTTGCGGTCCGGTCGGATCGCTTTATTTTTTCAGAAGATCAAACGTTGATTCTAAACCCAAATATGAAATCGGATTTAATCAGGATAAATCTTGATCCAGGATATTATGGGACAAGAGATAAGTTGAATGAAAGATTTCTTATTGATGGGATACCATCCTTAATTGATTGTGAATCTCTTACAGTAAAAGGGGATATTTTTTTTGAAAAAAACATAACAATAAAAGGAAGGGTTGTAATAACAAACAGCGGCAAATCTCCGGCAACAATAAAGGCAGGCTCTATTATAGACAGCGACTTGATTCTGTAA
- the ffh gene encoding signal recognition particle protein, with protein sequence MFDNLTDKLTFVFKKLKGHGKLTEKNIEEGLKEIRIALLEADVHYKVVKKLIADIKDRAIGQEVMASLTPGQQVVKIVNDELTQLMGSSYEDLRLSGSHPVSIMLVGLQGSGKTTTAGKLSVLLRKRGRKPYLVPADVYRPAAIDQLRKIGEQLAIPVFPSSVEMDPVQVCREARAAAHKEGYDTLLIDTAGRLHIDDKLMAELLHIKEAVQPSDILLVADAMTGQDAVNIAKSFDQALDVSGVILTKMDGDARGGAAISIKLITGKPIKFIGVGEKLSDLETFHPDRVSSKILGMGDVLTIIEKAQSMIDHEKAVELEKKLRKSQFTLDDFCDQMVQIRKMGSLDDLLKMMPGGNSKQLKNLKLDEKEFVRAEAIINSMTLQERCQHTIINGQRRKRIAKGSGTTVQDINRLLKNYTQIMKMIKKYSKGGMRGISRGMLPI encoded by the coding sequence ATGTTTGATAATTTAACCGACAAGCTTACATTTGTATTTAAAAAGCTAAAAGGACACGGCAAATTAACGGAAAAAAATATTGAAGAGGGCTTGAAAGAGATCCGTATAGCCCTTCTTGAGGCCGATGTTCACTATAAAGTCGTAAAAAAACTGATTGCAGACATAAAGGATCGAGCCATCGGTCAGGAGGTCATGGCAAGTCTGACACCCGGCCAGCAGGTTGTAAAAATAGTTAATGATGAGCTGACACAGCTTATGGGTTCCAGTTATGAGGACTTGCGCCTGTCTGGTTCGCATCCGGTGTCTATTATGCTGGTGGGCCTGCAGGGTTCCGGCAAAACAACTACAGCAGGCAAGTTGTCTGTTTTATTAAGGAAAAGAGGGAGAAAACCGTATCTGGTTCCGGCAGATGTTTATCGCCCGGCAGCTATTGATCAGCTAAGAAAAATAGGAGAGCAACTCGCTATCCCTGTATTCCCGTCAAGCGTGGAAATGGATCCTGTTCAAGTTTGCAGGGAGGCCAGGGCAGCAGCACATAAGGAAGGGTATGACACTCTGCTGATAGATACTGCGGGACGCCTGCATATTGATGACAAGTTGATGGCAGAGCTTTTACATATAAAGGAGGCTGTTCAGCCATCGGACATACTCCTTGTAGCTGATGCAATGACAGGACAGGATGCTGTTAATATCGCAAAATCATTTGATCAGGCTCTTGATGTCAGCGGCGTTATTCTTACCAAGATGGATGGTGATGCCCGTGGCGGAGCAGCTATTTCCATCAAGTTAATAACAGGCAAACCCATAAAATTCATAGGGGTTGGTGAAAAGCTCAGCGACCTGGAAACCTTTCATCCGGACAGGGTGTCCTCAAAAATACTGGGCATGGGCGATGTCCTTACAATTATTGAAAAAGCCCAGTCAATGATTGATCATGAAAAGGCGGTTGAGCTTGAAAAGAAGCTTAGAAAAAGCCAATTTACATTAGATGACTTTTGTGATCAGATGGTTCAAATACGCAAGATGGGCTCACTTGACGATCTTTTAAAAATGATGCCGGGTGGCAACAGCAAACAGCTCAAAAATCTTAAGTTAGATGAAAAGGAGTTTGTCAGAGCCGAAGCTATCATTAATTCAATGACGCTTCAGGAACGGTGTCAACATACAATAATAAATGGGCAGCGACGAAAAAGAATCGCTAAAGGCAGCGGAACAACTGTTCAGGATATAAACAGGCTGCTTAAAAATTATACCCAGATTATGAAAATGATTAAAAAATACAGCAAAGGCGGTATGCGCGGTATAAGCCGTGGCATGTTGCCGATTTAA
- the rpsP gene encoding 30S ribosomal protein S16, translating to MSVKIRLARFGAKKRPIYRIVVADSKSPRDGKFLETVGTYNPLLDPVEVSFKGERVKYWIDHGAILTDTVKNLFKK from the coding sequence ATGTCGGTTAAAATCAGGCTGGCCAGGTTTGGCGCAAAAAAAAGACCAATTTATCGAATCGTTGTAGCTGACAGTAAAAGTCCAAGGGATGGCAAGTTCCTGGAAACCGTCGGCACGTATAATCCATTGCTTGATCCTGTTGAGGTTTCATTCAAGGGTGAGCGTGTAAAGTACTGGATAGATCACGGAGCTATTCTTACAGACACGGTGAAAAATCTTTTTAAAAAATAA
- a CDS encoding KH domain-containing protein, with amino-acid sequence MKDLIKYIAQALVENSDQVEVSEVEGNQTSVLELKVAKEDLGKVIGKQGRTARAMRTILSAASAKIKKRTVLEIIE; translated from the coding sequence ATGAAAGATCTGATAAAATACATTGCACAAGCGCTGGTTGAGAATTCGGATCAGGTAGAGGTTTCAGAGGTAGAGGGTAACCAGACCTCGGTTTTGGAACTTAAAGTAGCTAAAGAGGATTTAGGCAAAGTTATCGGTAAGCAAGGCCGTACCGCACGGGCAATGCGTACTATATTAAGCGCTGCTTCCGCAAAGATAAAAAAACGCACGGTCCTTGAAATCATAGAATAA
- the rimM gene encoding ribosome maturation factor RimM (Essential for efficient processing of 16S rRNA) has translation MEETDLLLIGKIVGLHGLKGTLKVFSYAESLSAFKPGGLILVRDGKSRDKTYVIQWVKPHTRTILLSLKGVDDCDMPETLVGSDLFIEKAKLPKLKGESYYWIDIIGLSVYTIDEKFIGRVESIIPTGSNDVYVVKNNDDEILIPGIESVVKEIDLKQKIMRVDLPEGL, from the coding sequence GTGGAAGAAACCGACCTGCTTCTTATTGGAAAGATCGTTGGCCTTCATGGCCTTAAGGGAACCCTCAAGGTCTTTTCCTATGCTGAGTCTTTATCCGCTTTTAAGCCAGGCGGTTTAATTCTCGTAAGAGATGGTAAAAGCCGGGACAAAACCTATGTAATACAGTGGGTTAAGCCCCATACACGAACTATTCTTTTATCTCTTAAAGGGGTGGATGACTGTGATATGCCTGAAACCCTTGTCGGGTCCGATCTTTTTATTGAAAAAGCAAAGCTTCCGAAACTTAAAGGCGAGTCATATTACTGGATTGATATTATAGGGCTTTCTGTTTATACAATCGATGAAAAATTTATCGGCCGCGTTGAATCGATAATTCCTACAGGAAGCAATGATGTCTATGTCGTAAAAAACAATGATGATGAAATACTTATTCCAGGTATCGAATCCGTGGTTAAGGAAATCGATCTTAAACAGAAAATCATGCGGGTTGACCTGCCTGAAGGTTTGTAA